One Nostoc punctiforme PCC 73102 DNA window includes the following coding sequences:
- a CDS encoding DUF2949 domain-containing protein, giving the protein MKATDQLVHFLKEELGISGGAISLALRHCEQTPNFLAMTLWQYGLVTLDQLAQIFDWLETV; this is encoded by the coding sequence ATGAAAGCTACAGATCAATTGGTGCATTTTTTAAAAGAAGAGTTGGGTATTTCGGGTGGAGCAATTTCTCTTGCTTTGCGACATTGTGAGCAGACCCCCAACTTCCTGGCTATGACCCTCTGGCAGTATGGACTGGTAACGCTAGACCAGTTAGCCCAAATTTTTGATTGGTTGGAAACAGTATAA
- a CDS encoding tRNA-dihydrouridine synthase family protein, whose translation MSSQVSLPQSLHPYLPLTALAPMQDVTNLWFMKVIAHYGSPDYFFTEYFRVNDTSRLNRNILAAITENDTGRPVFAQMIGESIPDLVRTAIDLCRYNIAGVDLNMGCPAPRIYRKNVGGGLLLSPEKVDRILAELRQAVNDRPLTVKMRVGFENTDNFYKILDIINRHNIDLLSLHGRTVKDMYHGAVRYDLIAEAVRRVDCPVLANGNINSAKTAIEVLSQTGAAGVMVGRWAIGNPWIFNQIRQALRFEPIAPVPLVEVRNYIDRLWQTPTAATMPERSRVGYLKMFLNYIALSVDTEGHFLRLMRQTQTEIELFNLCDRVLLDDLTKTLALAPSLSV comes from the coding sequence ATGTCGTCCCAGGTATCGCTCCCCCAATCGCTCCATCCATACCTACCCCTCACCGCTCTTGCGCCTATGCAGGATGTGACAAACCTCTGGTTTATGAAGGTCATTGCCCACTACGGCAGCCCTGACTACTTCTTCACCGAGTATTTCCGCGTCAATGATACCTCACGGCTCAATCGTAACATTCTGGCAGCAATCACCGAAAACGACACGGGTCGCCCCGTTTTTGCTCAAATGATTGGCGAAAGCATTCCAGACTTAGTAAGAACAGCAATTGATCTCTGTCGCTATAATATCGCTGGAGTTGATTTGAACATGGGCTGTCCAGCACCTAGAATCTATCGCAAAAATGTTGGGGGTGGGTTGTTGCTCTCACCAGAAAAAGTAGATCGGATTTTAGCAGAATTGCGGCAGGCAGTGAACGATCGCCCTTTGACTGTCAAGATGCGCGTAGGCTTTGAAAATACAGATAACTTTTACAAAATTCTAGATATAATCAATCGCCACAACATTGATTTGTTGAGTTTGCATGGTCGCACAGTGAAAGATATGTACCACGGGGCAGTGAGATATGATTTGATTGCTGAAGCGGTTAGACGAGTTGATTGTCCAGTACTTGCCAATGGCAATATCAACTCTGCAAAAACTGCTATTGAAGTGCTTTCTCAAACGGGCGCGGCTGGTGTGATGGTAGGGCGCTGGGCGATTGGCAATCCTTGGATTTTTAATCAAATTCGGCAAGCTTTGCGCTTCGAGCCGATCGCACCCGTTCCTTTAGTAGAAGTACGCAACTATATCGATCGTTTATGGCAGACACCCACAGCAGCAACTATGCCAGAGCGATCGCGTGTAGGCTATCTGAAAATGTTCCTCAACTACATTGCCCTGAGTGTTGACACTGAAGGTCATTTCCTGCGGCTGATGCGACAGACGCAGACCGAGATAGAATTGTTTAACCTCTGCGATCGCGTTCTTCTTGACGATCTGACGAAAACTTTAGCCCTAGCACCCTCCTTGAGCGTATAA
- a CDS encoding TOBE domain-containing protein, whose amino-acid sequence MPRKEQGWVTFQTSEDERKILEEFCEQSQRTKTEILRELVRSLTQHSSGTVLPPTQQEKQEDIYYTQKPGIESTIPKKSLKVSSRNILKGVVKRVVYGAVNSEVTLEIIHKVELTSIITRASAEELELSEGKEAYAVIKSNDIVIARE is encoded by the coding sequence ATGCCAAGAAAAGAACAAGGATGGGTTACATTTCAAACCTCAGAGGACGAGCGGAAGATTCTAGAGGAGTTTTGCGAACAGTCTCAACGTACCAAGACTGAGATTTTGCGAGAACTTGTGCGTAGTCTCACTCAGCACTCGTCAGGAACAGTATTACCACCAACTCAGCAGGAAAAACAGGAAGATATTTACTATACTCAAAAGCCTGGCATAGAAAGTACTATTCCCAAGAAATCACTAAAAGTTAGCTCTCGCAATATTCTTAAAGGTGTTGTTAAACGAGTTGTTTATGGAGCAGTTAATAGTGAGGTAACTCTGGAAATTATTCATAAAGTAGAATTAACCTCAATTATCACCAGAGCTTCGGCAGAAGAGTTAGAACTATCTGAGGGAAAAGAAGCTTATGCAGTCATTAAGTCGAACGATATTGTCATTGCTAGAGAATAA
- a CDS encoding 1,2-dihydroxy-3-keto-5-methylthiopentene dioxygenase produces the protein MANLLLDDGTIESDLGEIARELAPFGIQLRHYNPGTSLLFPNLLSQDVLTESEKHYCVELHNSVFEFLQQENGAIWCDLLNVHPGSFNLHHLIATYGRYHTHPAPEPLYVLAGEMIYGFVRPDGSQVQLLVQAQDYLYIPADVEHWCSPTASLNFKAVRYFAIAEGWVPNYTGTQVSDSLNKPG, from the coding sequence ATGGCTAACCTACTACTTGACGACGGTACGATTGAGAGCGATTTAGGCGAAATAGCTCGTGAACTTGCGCCTTTTGGCATTCAACTCAGACACTACAATCCAGGAACATCGCTACTCTTCCCCAATCTGTTAAGCCAGGACGTTTTAACTGAATCGGAGAAACATTATTGTGTAGAACTCCATAACAGCGTTTTTGAATTTCTTCAGCAAGAAAATGGCGCTATCTGGTGTGACTTGTTAAATGTGCATCCAGGTTCCTTTAATCTTCACCATCTAATAGCAACCTACGGCCGTTACCATACTCATCCTGCGCCTGAACCCCTCTACGTGTTGGCAGGAGAAATGATCTATGGCTTCGTGCGGCCTGATGGCAGTCAGGTACAGCTTTTAGTTCAGGCACAAGACTATCTTTACATCCCCGCTGACGTTGAGCATTGGTGCAGTCCAACTGCATCGTTGAATTTCAAAGCAGTACGCTATTTTGCGATCGCAGAGGGTTGGGTTCCCAATTATACAGGTACTCAAGTTAGCGATTCACTCAACAAGCCAGGTTAA
- a CDS encoding deoxyribodipyrimidine photo-lyase, 8-HDF type — protein sequence MSDLILFWHRRDLRISDNTGLAAAKRRSPKVVGVFCLDPHILERDDVAPVRVTYMIGCLQKLQERYAQVGSQLLILHADPVQAIPALAEAINAKAVFWNWDVEPYSQERDRTIINALKEKGIEFLNQNWDQILNSPDEIRTGGNSPYTVYTPFWKNWITKPKANPVETLQNVEGLTEAEQEIAKLSGSLTLPSAKDLGFIWDEQLIISPGEAAAQERLEEFTNKAITEYQEQRNFPAVDGTSQLSAALKFGVIGIRTVWQATIEALENSRSEETAVNIRTWQQELAWREFYQHAMYNFPELADGAFRDTFKNFPWETNEEHFQAWCEGRTGYPIVDAAMRQMNESGWMHNRCRMIVASFLTKDLLINPQLGEKYFMKHLIDGDLSANNGGWQWSASSGMDPKPVRIFNPASQTQKFDPEGEYIRQWVSELRSVDTEYLVTGKIPPLERHAVGYPDPIVDHKIQQNQFKLRYQQQKNTSGGE from the coding sequence ATGTCTGACTTAATTCTGTTTTGGCATCGGCGCGATTTACGCATTTCTGACAACACGGGGCTGGCTGCGGCAAAACGGCGGAGTCCGAAGGTGGTGGGCGTGTTTTGCCTCGATCCACATATTCTAGAACGGGATGATGTTGCTCCTGTGAGAGTAACTTATATGATTGGCTGTTTGCAGAAACTCCAAGAGCGATATGCTCAAGTTGGTAGCCAGTTGTTAATACTCCACGCCGATCCTGTACAAGCTATACCAGCTTTAGCAGAGGCAATAAATGCCAAAGCTGTTTTTTGGAATTGGGATGTAGAACCTTATTCACAAGAACGCGATCGCACTATTATAAATGCCCTCAAAGAAAAAGGTATTGAGTTTCTTAATCAAAACTGGGATCAAATCCTCAACTCCCCAGATGAGATCCGCACCGGTGGTAACAGTCCTTACACAGTTTATACCCCCTTCTGGAAAAATTGGATTACCAAACCGAAAGCGAACCCAGTTGAAACACTGCAAAATGTTGAGGGATTAACAGAAGCTGAACAAGAAATTGCCAAACTTTCAGGTTCTTTGACATTACCTTCAGCGAAAGATTTAGGGTTTATTTGGGATGAACAATTAATTATTTCACCAGGAGAGGCGGCGGCACAAGAACGATTAGAAGAATTTACCAATAAAGCTATTACTGAATACCAAGAACAGAGAAATTTCCCCGCAGTTGACGGAACATCACAACTAAGTGCAGCATTAAAATTTGGCGTAATTGGCATTCGCACCGTTTGGCAAGCCACCATCGAAGCACTAGAAAATAGTCGCAGTGAGGAAACAGCAGTTAATATTCGCACATGGCAACAGGAATTAGCCTGGCGGGAGTTTTATCAACATGCAATGTATAACTTCCCGGAATTAGCTGATGGTGCTTTCCGCGACACCTTTAAGAACTTTCCTTGGGAAACTAATGAAGAACATTTCCAAGCTTGGTGTGAAGGAAGAACTGGCTACCCCATTGTGGATGCAGCAATGCGCCAGATGAATGAAAGTGGCTGGATGCACAACCGTTGTCGAATGATTGTTGCTAGTTTCCTTACCAAAGACTTGCTAATTAATCCCCAATTGGGAGAAAAATACTTTATGAAGCACCTGATTGATGGTGATTTATCTGCTAATAATGGCGGTTGGCAATGGAGTGCTTCTAGTGGTATGGATCCGAAACCTGTGCGAATTTTCAACCCAGCTAGTCAAACACAAAAATTTGATCCAGAAGGGGAATATATTCGGCAATGGGTATCAGAATTAAGGTCTGTAGATACAGAATATTTAGTTACTGGGAAAATTCCACCTTTAGAACGTCATGCTGTTGGCTATCCTGACCCAATTGTGGATCATAAAATACAACAAAACCAGTTTAAACTGCGTTATCAACAACAAAAAAATACTAGTGGTGGTGAGTAA
- a CDS encoding MFS transporter, protein MTVFIDLLGFGIILPILPLYAEQFGAKPNEATLLVAIYSLMQFLFAPLWGRFSDRYGRRPILLLTLFGSVIAYAGLGFANSLWMLFLARSLAGIMAGNISTAQAYIADITTPANRARGMGIIGAAFGLGFILGPAIGGFLIGSDPDNANFHLPSLFSGGLSLFALLCALTLLPESLNSETKAKMQANRHRRRRLNLLQLSQRPQFCVLVGIYFFVTFAVAAMDSTLALWSKQQLNWGPQQTSYLFAFMGIVSTIVQGGLIGFLKKHFGEIKLLTLGILGLGLGLLLIGFSQSLILLLVATTLVAWGISVSQPILNSLISQMTAPEEQGQILGIASSCSALARIVGPTWAGISFMKFGSDSPFLSGFLVMIVALALSLRVTKSASESNKERIA, encoded by the coding sequence TTGACTGTATTTATAGACCTGTTGGGCTTTGGAATTATTCTGCCGATACTGCCTTTATATGCTGAACAATTCGGCGCAAAACCTAATGAAGCCACTCTACTTGTAGCTATTTATTCTTTAATGCAGTTTTTATTTGCACCATTATGGGGCAGATTTAGCGATCGCTACGGTCGTCGTCCGATTTTATTACTGACCTTATTCGGTTCTGTAATAGCATACGCAGGCTTAGGCTTTGCTAACTCATTATGGATGTTGTTTCTTGCTCGTAGTCTTGCGGGAATTATGGCAGGAAATATTAGTACTGCTCAGGCATACATTGCAGATATTACCACGCCAGCTAATCGAGCCCGTGGTATGGGCATAATCGGAGCAGCTTTTGGTCTTGGCTTCATTCTTGGCCCAGCTATTGGAGGTTTTCTCATCGGGTCAGATCCAGACAACGCTAACTTTCATTTACCGTCGTTGTTCTCAGGTGGATTATCTTTATTCGCATTGCTTTGTGCTTTAACGTTACTTCCTGAGTCTCTAAATTCTGAGACTAAAGCCAAAATGCAAGCTAATCGCCACCGCAGGCGACGGCTGAACTTATTACAACTGTCACAGCGTCCACAGTTTTGTGTGCTTGTAGGCATCTACTTTTTTGTTACCTTTGCAGTTGCAGCTATGGACTCTACATTAGCTTTATGGTCTAAGCAGCAATTAAACTGGGGCCCTCAACAAACTAGTTATCTTTTTGCTTTCATGGGGATTGTTAGCACAATCGTTCAAGGAGGACTAATCGGATTTCTCAAGAAACACTTTGGTGAAATCAAATTACTTACCCTGGGGATATTAGGTTTAGGTTTAGGATTACTGCTAATTGGATTCTCACAAAGCTTAATTTTATTGTTGGTCGCTACTACACTTGTTGCATGGGGAATTAGTGTCAGTCAACCAATATTGAATAGCCTAATTTCCCAGATGACAGCCCCAGAAGAGCAAGGGCAAATATTAGGAATTGCCAGTTCTTGTTCTGCCTTAGCACGCATCGTTGGGCCAACTTGGGCAGGGATTAGTTTTATGAAATTTGGGAGTGATTCTCCTTTTTTGAGCGGATTTTTAGTAATGATAGTAGCTTTGGCTCTTAGTTTACGAGTTACTAAAAGTGCATCTGAATCAAACAAAGAACGTATAGCCTGA